The DNA window TCCCATATGCCCCAACTTCCGTCATAATCCTTTTCGTTGTTGTATTCCGTTCTTCCGAAATAAGCATCATATTCCGCTACTTTTGAGAATCCGTCAAATCCCATTGTTCCATTTGTACCTCCGTGAAAAAAAGCAGTATAATAGCCTTGTTTTTTTAATAAACCTGCTAACCCTGAAATTTGATTGCTACCATAAGATGAAGAGATGTAGGGTTCGTTCATCCAAGTTGGAGTGCTGGCAACAATTGCTGGAATTCCCTGAATAGACGTTTTTCCATTTGAAAAAGCATTTACAAAGGTGCGACTTTCACCAATCAAAGAATCTAGAAATGGGGAACACCCGGATGTTTTGCCATTAATGGCTCCTACATATTCCTTCGAGAAACTTTCTAAAGCAATGATAAAGACATTCAGTTTTTTAAATTCACCCGTTTCGGCTTTATGATAGGGGTTGAATTGGCTGAGTAACTCTGCTTCGTTGGTATAATAAGTTGTGGGTTGTATGGACTGTAAATCCAAAGATTTAAGGATGCTGAAAGGGGTGCTGATGACCAAGGGGATGTTTTTAGCACTTGTATGCTCAGCGGCATCTACTGCATTGATTGGGACCAACTGAAAGCCTCCCCGATATCCGAGAATGCTGAATGCGATAGATAAAATATAAATTCCTGCTTGGTTAAAGTATGTTTTTTTGTTCCATTCGAGTAAAGATGCTTTTTCCGATTTTTTATAGAAATACACAACAGCAACAGATAGTAGGATCCAAATAAGAAACATATACCAATATTCTTTAAGGAATAATGGCAAAAGTCGCCCTAGGTCATTCCCAATTTGGCCACCAAAAAAGTTAAATACATCCGCTGTTGTTCGTTTTAAGGTAAATTGAAAGTAAATCAAATCAACACAATTGGCCAATATTGCTGCACTGTTGATTGCAATAAAGAGGAAAATTAAGAGTTTTCGATAGGGCATTCTCTCCCGGAAGGGGAAAGGAATAAGGTAAAGAAGAATAAAAATGCTGTTGGAAAGGATAATAACCGAAAGGTCGAATCGTATACCTGAAAAAAGGATTGTGACCAGCTGGCCAAAGTTTAAGTCGGAGAAATAGAAATGATTAAACCAGTAAAAAAGTAGCCGGCAAACGCTATATACCAATAGCAATAGCCCTATTTTTTTTAATAACGAAAGTAAATTGGCACCGCCTGTTCGCATAGCTTGCAAAGCTAATAAATAATAGTAAGATTCATTTTTTCAAATTGTTTTTTAGAGGAATTCAGCCGAAAGAATGACCTTGGGTGGGGGGAGGAACGAAAAAAAATTAAAAAAATTTGTTTCGTGTGAAAAATTTAATATATATTTGCCGAAATTTTAATTAAAATCACAAACAAAACAAAATGAAAAAATTATTTACATTAGTTGCCGTAGCAAGTATGTTTACATTCGTTGCTTGCGGACCAAGTGCAGAAGAATTAGCTGCTAAAGCTAAAGCTACTGCTGATTCAATCGCTGCTGTAGAATCTGCTAAAGCTGCTGAAGAAGCTGCTAAAATGCAAGCTGCTGCTGATTCAACTGCTGCTTTCGCAGAAGCTGAAGCTGCTAAAGCTCAAGCTACAGCTGATTCAATCGCTGCTGCAGGTGCAAAAGGAAAAAAGAAATAATTTTCTTTTACCGATCACTTAAAGAAGAGTTCCATCCCTGGAGCTCTTTTTTTTTGCCATTCTTCCTCAAAATACCCCAATCCTAACAATTATTATTGTTAATCACTTGTTAAAGATTGTTATTTGTATCTTATTATACAAATTGCGTTATTACATTTGGTCAATATTCAAACAAACATGCGTAGCTTTCTCTTTTCTTTATTTATAATCGTTTCCTTGTCCTCATTTGCCCAAAAGATGTCAATCTCCGGTAATGTTCAAGATACAGTCTCCAAAACTCCTTTGAAAAATACAGTGGCAATGGCCATTCGAATTAAGGATTCCGTTTTGGTAGCTCATACTCGCACCGATGAAAATGGGTACTTTAAATTAGCGAATCTACCCATTGATACCGTTCAAGTGATTATTTCCAACTCCAGATTTGCCGAACAATCTTATTACGTGTTTGGTAGCAAAACGAATTTTGAATTTGACTTCGGAAAAATAATACTTCCTCCTAAAAGCCAGCAACTGGGAGAAGTAATCATTTATGCGTTTAAAGATCCTGTTTACTACAAGGGCGATACGTTGATTTATACCGCAGATTCTTTTAAAGTCAAGCCAAATGCAACTGTTGAAGACTTATTACGAAAGCTTCCGGGAATTAAAGTAGATGCCCAAGGGAAAATTACCTCACAAGGAAAAGAAGTCAGCCAGGTATTGGTGGATGGTGACGAATTTTTTGGAAGCGATCCAACTGTTGCTACCAAGAACTTAGCAGCTACTGGTGTTGAGTCTGTTCAGGTTTATGAGAAAAGAATGAAAATGCCGGGGATGGTGAAGAAGAAACTACTCAGGTGATGAATCTGAAATTGAAAGAGGATGCCAAGAAAGGTTATTTTGGAAAAGTATCAGCAGCTAGCGATTTCCAGAATTTTCATGAAGGTGAAGTCTTGGCCAATAAATTTAAAGGTTCTCAAAAAGTCTCGGTATTTGCTTTGGCGAGCAACACCCCTAAATCTACTTTTGGGTGGGGAGATATGTATAAATACGGTCTCGACAATGAATCGAATATGATTGAAGGTGAGGACGGAGAACGCTATTGGTATCAGAATAATAACCAAAATCAAGGGGTTCCTAAAACGTTAAAAAGTGGTTTCTATTTCAACGATCGGATTTCAAAGAAATCAAAGTTGGGTGTTAACTATACTTATAATAACAATCAGTTACAAGCGAACGGTTCTACTCGTTCACAATTTTTCCTCGCTGATACAAATTATGTAACTGATAACGTGAACGAAAATCTTCAACGAAATGAGAGTCATTCCATTAATTTAAAATTAATACAAACTCTGGATTCACTTACGGAACTCGAATTGGAGCCAAAGTTTAAGTTGAATTCAGGGAAACAAAACAATAATCAAATTACCCGATTTTTAACAGATGAAGATTCCTTGATGCGTCAGACAAATGTTTCGAATAATAATGCAGCGAAGGGGTATAATCTGAATGCAAAAGCCAAACTTACTCGGAAATTTAAAAATCGCGATCGCTTGTTCCGCATCAATTATAACATCACATTGGATGATAATAAGTCAGATGGTTTTTTGAAATCCTACAACTCTACTTATGATTCTATTCCTACAAACGACAGCATTGATCAGAAAAAAAACAATTACAGTTATTCGCAAATGCATAATGGAACCATCATTTACACAGAACCATTAACAAAGAAAATAAAACTTGAATTTGATTATTTGTTCAACTATAACCTGTCTAAACAAAACAAAAAAGCTTTAAACTTTTACAATGGCGAATATTCTGCTTATGATTCTCTTTTGACGAACGATTTTGAAAATATAAAGATGACCAACCGGTTTGGAATTAAATTCATTCATGAAACCAAGAAACAATCGTTTAACTTCGGTGCCCGTATTAGAAATGTTGAAATCAGCAATTCTAATTTAATTACCAATCAAGTCTATAAACAATCGGTGAACAATATTTTGCCGTTTTTAGGATATAATTACCGCTTCAGTCAGAGTACCCGTTTTAATTTTAGATACACCACCAACTCCGCACAGCCGAGTGTTAATCAATTGCAACCCGTGCCTGACAACACAAATCCGAATCAAGTGATTGTTGGTAATCCAAATTTGCTTCCGACTTTTAGCAATAATTTTAATATGTCTTTTAATTCTTACAAGCCTATCAGCGGGAAATACATTTGGGCAAATGCTAATTATTCCCTTACAGATAATGCTTTTGCTAATTCAGTTACGTATGATAGTTTAGGTAGAACGGTTTCCCAAACGGTAAATGTGGATGGAAATTATAGTGCAAATGCATACATCGGAGGAGGTATTCCTTTCTTTTCTCGCGCTTTGAATATTCAACCAAGTGGGAATATAACATATGATAATTATTCCAGTTATATTAACTCTAAAAAAAATACAGTTAATTCATTCAATTGGAACCTCGGATTGGGCATTGATTTAGACATTGATACCTTGGCTTTTTCTGTCAGTTATAATTACGATCGCACAACCCCTTCCAATTCGCTTAGTTCTGCAGCAAATAAACCTTTTTCAGAGCATCAGTTTCGTGCAGATTTCAGATTGAAGCTGCCATGGAAAATGCTTATTGAGTCGGAAGCGACTTATACCATCAACAATCAGCGTGCTGATGGATATAACCTGAATTACATTGTGTGGGGTGCAGCAGTGCAAAAGTCTTTCCTGAAGAATGAAAATCTAATTCTCCGTGTTGAAGGAAATGACCTTTTGAATCAGAACATCAGCAATACTCGTACCGTGCAGGATAACGTCATAACAGATACAAAAACCAATGTCATCTCTCGTTATTTTTTATTACGCCTGACTTATAAGTTTAACAGTACAAAAACAAAAGACAATGAAGAAGATTATTGGTAGAACGATTCTGTTACTCTTGCTTGTGGTTTTTATTGCGGGTTCTTCTTTGGCGCAAATCACCGCAGGGAAAATTGTGTTTGAACGTAAAACAAATTTGTATAAAAAATTTAAAGATGACGATGTAAAAGAATGGTTAAAAGAAGAAGATAAAAGTAAGGTAGATATGTTTGAGCTTTATTTTAACGATTCGTTATCTGTTTTTATGCCACAGGAAAGCGATTTAAAAGAACGCATGAGTTGGGCAACAAGTAAAAATACTACGTATCAAAATTTTAAAACGAACACAACTTTATCAATCAAAAGTGTATGGGGAGAACAGTTGTCGGTTCAAGATTCAATTCAGAAACGCACCTGGAAAATTACAGAGAGTAAACGCGTAATCAGTGGCTACAATTGTCGAAAAGCAATCTGGAATATGAATGATAGTACCCGTATTTATGTTTGGTATACCGATGATATAATGCCGAATGTTGGTCCAGAGAGTTTTTGTGGATTGCCCGGAGCAATCTTAGGCCTAGCAACAGAAGATGGTGGTGTTATTTATTTTGCAAAGAGTGTTGAAATAACGAAACCGGCTTTGGAATTATTAGTACCTAAAAAAGGGAAAGGCAAAGTGTATGGTACTGCCGAATTGAAAACCAAGTTGGAAAAAGATTTTGGGAAAAATCCTTGGGGAAAAGCGATGATTCGAGAGTTGTTTAGCTGGTAAAGTCCTTACTATTTGTTTTTCAAAAAGTCACCATCCACAATCATTAGTTTAACACCATTTTCAGAAACAGAGCGATGAGAACTAAGCTCATCCGAAACAATATAGGATTGGCCTTTCGATAACTTTGTTTTTTCTCCGGTGCTTAATTCGGTGATGAATTCTCCTTCCAAACAATGAACGATATGTCCTTTCTCACACCAGTGATCTGCTAAATAACCTTTTGTGTATTCTACTAATCGTATTCGGAGTCCATTAAATTCGATGGTTTGCCAATAAGCAATTCCGGTTTCTCCTTTGTATTCAACTTTGTTGATTGAAGTCCAATCGATGGTTTGAAATGGAATATTATTCATTTTGATTTTTAGGATTATAAAAAGAAAAAATGAAAAATTAAATTTAGTTGCGTGGTAAGTTTTTCTTTGCTTCTTCCATCAATACACATTTTCCGCATGCTTGTTTTTTTCTGATGCTGCCATAAATGCGATAGCCAACATAACTAGTTGCCAATGCTAAAAGGATATATATGATTAGTTGTTGAATCATAGTGCAAATTTACGATAAATTAACCCCATTCGGTATGCTTATTTTTGATAATTTTACGAAAGAATTTTAGAACGATACATTTACCATTTTACATCATACATCATCCATTTAAAATATGATTACTGCAGAATCCCCCATCCGTTACGATCGGAAAAAATACAAAGACGATACCTTAATTGCACTCTATAAAGGTGTATTAAAGCCTCGAATGATTGAGGAAAAGATGTTGGTTTTACTCCGTCAAGGACGAATTGCAAAGTGGTTTAGCGGAATCGGGCAAGAGGCCGGTTCAGTTGGTGCAGCCATGGCTTTGGAGAAAGAAGAGTATATTTTGCCGATGCACCGTAATTTGGGTGTCTTTACTTCTCGTGGTATTCCTTTAAATCGATTGTTTTGCCAGTTTCAAGGAAAACCAAGTGGCTTTACCAAAGGGCGCGACCGTTCATTTCACTTCGGTACCCAAGAGTATAAAATTGTAGGGATGATTTCGCACTTAGGTCCACAATTGGGATTGGCTGATGGCATTGCACTTGCCAACGTGTTAAAAAAGAATGAAAAAGTAACATTGGTGTATTCTGGTGATGGTGGTGCAAGTGAAGGCGATTTTCATGAATCATTAAATGTAGCTGCCGTTTGGAGTTTGCCCGTAATTTTCGCGATTGAAAACAATGGTTACGGTTTATCAACGCCTAGCAACGAACAGTTTAAGTGTAAACAATTTATCGACAAAGGAATTGGTTATGGAATGGAAGCGGTGCAAGTAGATGGGAACAACGTGTTGGAAGTATATGATACCGTAAAACGATTAGCTGAATCTATTCGTAAAAACCCTCGCCCAGTTTTGTTGGAATTAATTACTTTCCGTATGCGCGGCCATGAGGAAGCTTCGGGGACGAAATATGTTCCAAAGGAACTATTGGACATTTGGGGCAAAAAAGATCCGTTGAATAATTTTGAAAAATACTTGTTGGAAGAAGGTGTGTTGGATGAAAAGATGATTGAGGACTTCCGCTCCGAAATTAAAACAGAAATTGAAGAAGGATTAGAATTGGCCTATGCGGAAACATTGCCTCCTCCCAATACGGAATTGGAATTGAAGGACATGTATAAGCCTTTTGAATTCAATGAAACACTTCCTGCCGGGAATAAAACAAATAAACGCTTTATCGATGCGATTTCAGATGGACTAAGATTGGCCATGGAGAAGCATGAGAATTTAGTGTTGATGGGGCAGGACATTGCCGAATACGGTGGTGTATTTAAAATCACCGAAGGATTTGTAGAAAAATTTGGAAAAGGGAGAGTAAGAAATACACCATTGTGTGAAGCCGCGATTGTTGGAAGTGGATTCGGTTTATCCATCAATGGAATGAAAGCAATGGTGGAAATGCAGTTTGCTGATTTTGTAACAGAAGGATTTAATCAGATTGTAAACAACTTGGCGAAATCACATTACCGTTGGGGACAAAATGCTGACGTTGTTGTACGAATGCCTACAGGTGCTGCTGTTGCAGCCGGGCCATTTCACTCACAAAGTAACGAAGCATGGTTCTTCCATACTCCCGGATTAAAAATTGCATATCCAGCATTCGCAAGTGATGCTAAGGGCCTTTTGTTAACAGCGTTTGAAGATCCGAATCCCGTAATGTTTTTTGAACACAAAGCATTGTATAGAAGCATAACGGAAGATATTTCAGACGATTATTATACCATTCCTTTTGGGAAAGCACGTTTGGTTAGAGAAGGAAGCGATTTAACAATTGTTACGTATGGTTTAGGTGTGCATTGGGCAATGGAAATTTTAGACAATCATCCCGAAATAAAAGCGGATTTAATCGACTTAAGAACACTCGTGCCATTGGATCGTGAAACAATAATAAATTCTGTTCTTAAAACAGGAAAAGCAATTGTTTTGCATGAAGATACATTAACCGGTGGAATCGGAGGCGAATTATCATCCATCATTAATGAAAATTGTTTCCAAAACTTGGACGCACCTGTTGTGCGCGTGGGTAGCTTGGATACACCAGTGCCAATGAATGCCGATTTAGAATGGAATTTTTTACCGAAAGCTCGATTCGAAGACGCTTTGATGGACTTATTCAAATACTAAAATTTCCTTCAACATCTTTCAAGTATTTCCTATATTTGAAAGATGCTAAGAAGTCTATTTACAATTGTTTTTGTTACATCAATCAGTTCGCTGTTTTCACAGATTGACTCATTGAAGACTGTTGCTATCTCCTCGAAGTCAGACACTTCTAAAGCTGCTATTTATATTAAAATAGCAAAGCTTTACTATAACAATGAAGGGCTTTTGGATTCTTCACTTGCCTACTACGATAAAGCGGCAATTATCTATAAAAAAAACAACCTTCCAGCTAAACTATCCAAAGCGCTTAATGGAAAATCATTGATGTACCGTGAGAAAGGTGCATATAAAGATGGTTTAGATAATTGTTTGCAAGCACTTTCATTGGCAGAAAGTGTAAAAGATACTGTTCAGATTTCTACCTCCTTAAATGGGATTGCTATTCTAAATCAAATTCAAAAGGATTACGACAAAGCATATGAGTATTATAAAAAATGCGAAGCCATTCATCTAAAAACAAACAATACCGGTGGATTAGCCTCTGTTTATAATAATCTTGGGTTGCTTTTTTCGGAAAAAAATGAACCTGCAAAATCGTTGAGTTATTTTCAGAAAGCATTGTTGTACAATGAAGAAAATAAGAATGAACGAGGTATTGCCACCGCTTGTGAGAATATTGGTCTACATTATTTGAATTATGAAAACAATGCAACAAAAGCATTAGAACATTTTCAAAGGAGTATTGCACTTTGGAGAAGCATGAACGATATTAATAGTGTCGCTATCACCTTGGATTATATAGCAACCGCTTTGCTAAGTCAGAAAAAAATAAAACAGTCGCTGGATACCGCAAATTTATCATTGACCTTAGCTACGCAAGCGGGTAGTATTTTTTCAATTAAACAAGCACACGAAAAATTATACTTGATTTTTGAGCAACTGAAAGATATTCCCAATGCTCATCTT is part of the Bacteroidota bacterium genome and encodes:
- a CDS encoding dehydrogenase E1 component subunit alpha/beta, with protein sequence MITAESPIRYDRKKYKDDTLIALYKGVLKPRMIEEKMLVLLRQGRIAKWFSGIGQEAGSVGAAMALEKEEYILPMHRNLGVFTSRGIPLNRLFCQFQGKPSGFTKGRDRSFHFGTQEYKIVGMISHLGPQLGLADGIALANVLKKNEKVTLVYSGDGGASEGDFHESLNVAAVWSLPVIFAIENNGYGLSTPSNEQFKCKQFIDKGIGYGMEAVQVDGNNVLEVYDTVKRLAESIRKNPRPVLLELITFRMRGHEEASGTKYVPKELLDIWGKKDPLNNFEKYLLEEGVLDEKMIEDFRSEIKTEIEEGLELAYAETLPPPNTELELKDMYKPFEFNETLPAGNKTNKRFIDAISDGLRLAMEKHENLVLMGQDIAEYGGVFKITEGFVEKFGKGRVRNTPLCEAAIVGSGFGLSINGMKAMVEMQFADFVTEGFNQIVNNLAKSHYRWGQNADVVVRMPTGAAVAAGPFHSQSNEAWFFHTPGLKIAYPAFASDAKGLLLTAFEDPNPVMFFEHKALYRSITEDISDDYYTIPFGKARLVREGSDLTIVTYGLGVHWAMEILDNHPEIKADLIDLRTLVPLDRETIINSVLKTGKAIVLHEDTLTGGIGGELSSIINENCFQNLDAPVVRVGSLDTPVPMNADLEWNFLPKARFEDALMDLFKY
- a CDS encoding carboxypeptidase regulatory-like domain-containing protein translates to MSISGNVQDTVSKTPLKNTVAMAIRIKDSVLVAHTRTDENGYFKLANLPIDTVQVIISNSRFAEQSYYVFGSKTNFEFDFGKIILPPKSQQLGEVIIYAFKDPVYYKGDTLIYTADSFKVKPNATVEDLLRKLPGIKVDAQGKITSQGKEVSQVLVDGDEFFGSDPTVATKNLAATGVESVQVYEKRMKMPGMVKKKLLR
- a CDS encoding GLPGLI family protein, coding for MKKIIGRTILLLLLVVFIAGSSLAQITAGKIVFERKTNLYKKFKDDDVKEWLKEEDKSKVDMFELYFNDSLSVFMPQESDLKERMSWATSKNTTYQNFKTNTTLSIKSVWGEQLSVQDSIQKRTWKITESKRVISGYNCRKAIWNMNDSTRIYVWYTDDIMPNVGPESFCGLPGAILGLATEDGGVIYFAKSVEITKPALELLVPKKGKGKVYGTAELKTKLEKDFGKNPWGKAMIRELFSW
- a CDS encoding TonB-dependent receptor; protein product: MNLKLKEDAKKGYFGKVSAASDFQNFHEGEVLANKFKGSQKVSVFALASNTPKSTFGWGDMYKYGLDNESNMIEGEDGERYWYQNNNQNQGVPKTLKSGFYFNDRISKKSKLGVNYTYNNNQLQANGSTRSQFFLADTNYVTDNVNENLQRNESHSINLKLIQTLDSLTELELEPKFKLNSGKQNNNQITRFLTDEDSLMRQTNVSNNNAAKGYNLNAKAKLTRKFKNRDRLFRINYNITLDDNKSDGFLKSYNSTYDSIPTNDSIDQKKNNYSYSQMHNGTIIYTEPLTKKIKLEFDYLFNYNLSKQNKKALNFYNGEYSAYDSLLTNDFENIKMTNRFGIKFIHETKKQSFNFGARIRNVEISNSNLITNQVYKQSVNNILPFLGYNYRFSQSTRFNFRYTTNSAQPSVNQLQPVPDNTNPNQVIVGNPNLLPTFSNNFNMSFNSYKPISGKYIWANANYSLTDNAFANSVTYDSLGRTVSQTVNVDGNYSANAYIGGGIPFFSRALNIQPSGNITYDNYSSYINSKKNTVNSFNWNLGLGIDLDIDTLAFSVSYNYDRTTPSNSLSSAANKPFSEHQFRADFRLKLPWKMLIESEATYTINNQRADGYNLNYIVWGAAVQKSFLKNENLILRVEGNDLLNQNISNTRTVQDNVITDTKTNVISRYFLLRLTYKFNSTKTKDNEEDYW
- a CDS encoding LTA synthase family protein is translated as MPYRKLLIFLFIAINSAAILANCVDLIYFQFTLKRTTADVFNFFGGQIGNDLGRLLPLFLKEYWYMFLIWILLSVAVVYFYKKSEKASLLEWNKKTYFNQAGIYILSIAFSILGYRGGFQLVPINAVDAAEHTSAKNIPLVISTPFSILKSLDLQSIQPTTYYTNEAELLSQFNPYHKAETGEFKKLNVFIIALESFSKEYVGAINGKTSGCSPFLDSLIGESRTFVNAFSNGKTSIQGIPAIVASTPTWMNEPYISSSYGSNQISGLAGLLKKQGYYTAFFHGGTNGTMGFDGFSKVAEYDAYFGRTEYNNEKDYDGSWGIWDEEFLQYTAKTINQQKQPFFATLFTLTSHHPYHVPEKYAKRFKEGKLPIEKTIAYSDFALQRFFETAKKMPWFNNTLFVLVADHTGVTQDLFFQNKVGNSTIPILYFMQGSNLRGIDSTTTQQIDIQPSILDYINYPSNYFSFGNSVFETTGQHYAFMYAGNNIYQIIENNYYLEFNGKETTELYYFPKDSALQNNEVAKHPEMVKRLEKKTKAIVQTYQQSLIQNKMH
- a CDS encoding DHCW motif cupin fold protein: MNNIPFQTIDWTSINKVEYKGETGIAYWQTIEFNGLRIRLVEYTKGYLADHWCEKGHIVHCLEGEFITELSTGEKTKLSKGQSYIVSDELSSHRSVSENGVKLMIVDGDFLKNK